TCCCTCCTAAAGAGATGTAAAAAATGATTCCCGCCTATTGATAAACCATCTCCATCTCCTGTAATAACCCACACATTCATTTCTGGCTTAGATAGCTTAATGCCAGTAGCTATAGGCAAAGCACGACCATGAATGGTGTGGAATCCGTATGTATTCATATAGTAAGGTAATCTGGATGCACACCCAATACCTGATACCACGACGGTTTTCTCTGGCTTAATTCCAGACTTGGCTAATGCTGACTGAAAATGTTTAAGTATAGCATGATCACCGCATCCTGGGCACCACTTTACTTCATTTTGATTGCTAAAATCACGTGCAGTACTAAACGACATTCCAATTTGTCTTAGTTTTATCTAAATAGAATGAAGTTTTAGCCTTTGGGCAATTACAACCTTTTTTGAATATACTACAACCTGCCATAGCAGTTAATGCAAGTATTAAAATGCCAAGAATAATCTGTTTTTTAATCATATAACTTATAAATCATCTTTTGAACGAGGTCTTAATGCAGACTTCCACACAAAATTAATTAAAAACCGATTAGACTCCGTGATTTCTTTTACAGGAAAAAACACCGCCTTTGGATTCTCATAAAAAATGACCTCCTTAGGTTTACTGGTATCATAAATCATTTTCAAACTATAACTCTCGCTGCTATTTAACCCTAGATAGCCCTTACCTTCTTCCTTACCATAATAAATAGATTTTGTATTGCCAAAAGCATAGAGATAATCTAACTTACCATCTTTAAAGAAAAAATGACTTGTATCGCTACTTACCTGATTAAAATGTCCTTTAGCCTCTTCTTGTTGAGCCATGAATGAATTACCAAATACGTTGATTCGCTTAGGCTTTTTATTCTTTAAATATATGTATAGGTGAAGTCCCGATAACTGGCTCTCTTCCTGCCAAATAAATGCGCTATCTCTTAGATAGATAGTAGAATCTACTGTTTTGTATATCATAGTATCGCCTATAGCTTGAAAATCTGCGTTATATAATCTTACATTCTTGAGAGCTTTCATAATTTTCTCTTCTTTATTGATAGACTGATTAATGAGAATATCGCCACGAATAAAGGTAGGCTTGTTGTCAGTGGATTCTAAAATCAAGACGGGTCGGTTATAAGCTATGATATCTTTATTATCGTTATACATATAAGCAGAGTCTCCAAATAGGTGGGTCTTAGCAGCTGTATCATGGTATTCAAAGGTTTTATAGATATAGCTTTTCCCTTGATTTTTATCATAAAAAATGGAATCTGTCAATAACCAACTTGGGGGATTGTATATATAGGTACCTCTCCCGAAACTAGATTGATCTTTCTCTTCATCGTGCCAGCCAGAGTTGCACCATATATATCCGCTATCATTATCTATTTTGGTACTCGTTTTAAAAATACTTCGTTTGAGCTTAGTATTATACATGAGTGAATCGGACTCAAGCCTATATTTTGGATGATTGACTCGCACATTTTGTCTAAATAGTGCTAGATTTTCTCTAGTATAAAATGTTCCAGTCTGAGATGTTATTTCTGATTCTTCATTAATCATTTTTCCTCCAGTCAGATATTGTCCTACGTCATTATTTAAATCATAGGTGATATCCTCTGCATAGAGTTTTGCCTTTTTCTCTACTAGAATAACATTGCCACGAAGAATAGCAACTTTTTGAAGACTAAGATAATTTAACTTGTCCCCATAAGCATTGGCACCGTTTTTTTTTCGTATATGCACGTGCCCGAAAGCATCTATGTTATTGTTGGTATAAACTACCGCCGAGTCACAATCTATATAATTTAACTTATGGCGCAATTTAACATTACCTACAAGTATTCTTATACTTTCTCCGTTCACGGTCTCCATGATACCCTGATCAGTGGGGGGAAGAATCTCCACCTCATACTTTTCCTGAGAAAAAAGTTGATAAGAAAAACTAAGTAAAAAGCAAACTGCTAAGCTACTAAGACGTTTAGCCTCCATATGACTTACTTCTTACCGCCAAATATAGAAAAGCCCACATAGCGCTTGGGATTAGATTTGAAGTCTATGAGTAGCTCATTTGCATTGTTAACCGTTGTGTTGAGATTATTATATAGCACTGGGTCTTTCATCAGTTTGCCTAAGCTGCCTTGTCCCTGATTCAACTCAGTTAGTAAGGTATTCAATTCATTAACTGATTTACTTAAATTTTGCATCATACCTGCAATATCAGCTTGATTGGCCTTACCTGAGATATCTCGAATATTGCTAATAGTAGTATTGATATCATCTTGTTTTTTAGCTAAATTGAGAGAGATACGCTCAAAATTAGCCATCGTTTGATGAATAGGCTTTTGATTGCTTTCTATTAGCTTGTTCATGTTAGCTATGGTAGCATTGAGGGTAACCAAAGTGCTATTTATATGGTTTACGGTGAGATACAAATTGTCATTTTGTCTTCTATCAAACAAGGTATTAATATTGCCCAATAACGAATCGGCCGATTTAGCCATAGGTCCTACTGATTTCAGAATACCATTCTCTGGTACTCCTTCTAGTGCTTCCATCTCTTTCAAAACCGTCGAAGAATTTCCTAAATGAAGGATCAATCCCATATTGCCCATAATACTGGTGCTGGTAATTTGTATTTTCGAATCCTTTGGTATCTTTAAACTCCTGTCTGCTGTGAAAACAACTCGTACTTCACTAGGCTTGGCTAAATCTACAAATTCGATTTGATCAACCATTCCCACAACTACCCCACTTAGGTATACTCTATCAGATTTTTTCACCTTATCTACATTGTCAAAAATGGCTACATATTTGAGATCGCCACTATGCAGCAATGTCCCCTTCATAAAAAGATAAGCTACGACAAATAATACTATTGATAGTATGGCAAGTAATGCTACTTTAATATCCTTATCTAAAGCCACGGCGTTTTAAATTAACTTGAAGCAAATTATACTTTCTGGTATAATAATATGGGTGCAAAACTAATACTAAATGTTTTTTACAACTGAAATAAACAATGTTAAAGTCCTAAGAAACTAAAAAATACTACTCGATACCGAATGGTACGTTCACGCGATAGTCTATATCATACTTAGGGTCTCTGCCGCTAGGTGACAATAATTTAAACTCAACACGTCTATTTTTCGCTCTTCCAGCTGGGTCATCCTCACCAGATGGTGTAGTATTGGGTGCAATTGGCACTAACTCACTATATCCTCTCATAATGATGCGCTCAGGTTCCAATCCCTTTTCTAAAAGATACTCTGCTGCAGCCTTGCATCTGCGTTCAGATAAGGCCTGATTATATACCTCTGTGCCTCTCGCATCTGTATGTCCATCAATTTTTAAGAAAACATTGGGGAAGATTTTCATTAAAGAATATACACTATCTAAAATGGAGAAATACTCTGGCCTTACCACTGATTTATCAAATGCGTAATATACATTCTCTACCACATATCTCTTTTTCTCGATTGGATCTAAATAGAATGTCTTATAAATGGTATCATTTTTGAATAATACCTTTGGAGTAGAGAAGGAATCTATACCTGGATAGTATCCTTCCTTCATACCGTTTATTCTATAGGTTTGACCTGCGTTTAATTTGACCATAAAATGGCTATCTTTTTCGGTAATAGTTCTTATGACCAGTTTGCCGTCCTTATCTATCATCAATGCATCTACGCCATTTAGTGGTTTTTTAGTTTCTATATCAGCCGAAGAAACATATATTCCTTTTACCCAGATATTGTATTCTGCTTTTTTTATGCTCCAGATATCGTCACAGCAAGTATAACCTCTAGGAGATTTCGAACCATTTCTATTAGATACGAAATAACCTTCATCATTGTCATCTAATTTTAGATATAAATCATCCACAGATGAATTAATTGGAAATTTTAAATTGATTACCTTATCCCATTTTCCAACTGTACCTGATACCTTGAAGATATCATGTCCACCAACACTTGGATATCCATTAGAAGAAAAATACAAGGTTTTATCTTTTTTATGATAATAAGGAGTAACCTCATCACCAAAGGTGTTTACTTGTGTTAAATTAACCGGATCGGAAAATCTTCCTGAACCTCCTTTGCTACCTTTCGATGAAGGTTTAGGTTTCTCCTCAGTTTTTGGAGCTGTACCATCATTAATCTTCGATGCCCATATATCCAGTCCACCTTTCCCGTTTGGTCTATCACTCACAAAAAGTAGATACTTTGTACCTGAGCCATCGTCATAAACTGCTGGCTGAGTGTTAGTCGTTCCTTTTTCATTTAACTTGGTCAATTCAGTAGGAACCCAAGCCCCATCTTTCTTCTCTGCCATCCACAATTTACATTTCATATTGAGTTTTCTGTCCTCCATACATTGGGTATAGTAGATAATTTTACCTGATTCATCTATAAATCCATTACCAATATGTACTTCAGGTTTATTGATTTCCTGAGGTAACAATTCTGGTCTAGCAAAAATATTTTTCTCTTTATCAAATTTCGTAAAAACGATTTTTGAGGTATAATCTTTTCCTTCATACTTTAGTCTAGTTACGTTCAAAGCTGTATCAGAAATCAAAGATGAGTAGATCAAATTGTCATTTTTTAATGGCTGAGGTGCATATTCTTGTAGGTAGCCATTTATTTGTTTCACATTGTCAACTGTGATTTTCGGATCCTTGAGATTTCTTGTCTCGATAGCCAATTCAGCACCTTTAATCTCATTTTCTACAATATTCATAGATAAAGTAGCCTTCTTATTTGCTCGCACATAATTTAACTCATCTAAGGCATCCTTGTACTTCATGTTTGCTTTCAAACAGAGAGCCAATCGAATATCTGCGTCTTTGTCATATTTTTTATCTAGATCTAATAATTTTCTGGTGTACTCTTCCGCTGCTACATAATCTCTTAATTTAAAATTAAGTTCAGATAGTTTTTGCAGAACGCACTTATTTGTAGGCTTCTTAGCATGAGCCATTTTGTAATATTCAACTGCATTTACATAGCTTCCCTCATTTTCCAACATGGTGGCATATCTTAGCATTTTACCATAAGACAAATTTTTATACTTAACCAAATCTTGATTCAATTGATTTGATTTTGTCTTATCGGGATTCTTAGCTGAAGGACTCGTCCTATTTTGCGTCGATGCTGTAAATACAATGTTGAATAGAGCTATAAATAAGACTATTCTTCGGATAAAGTGCATAATTCTAATATAGTTTATATATAGGTTTAATATCTAGGGTTTAGAATAAAGTCATCCTCCAATAAAGGTGGAGCAACTTTTGGTTTGCCTGTAAATATAATACTTATTTCTAAACTGTTAGCAATTCCATCTAAATACTTGGAATTTCCCCCCTTAGAAATCGAAACATGCGCATCATAAGACATCTGCACCTGTAGCTTATTCATCTTCATACCGATAGTAGGTATTACAGATTCTAAATTCCCATCATTTGTTCTAAGCCATAAACCTAATATCAAACTGTTGCCATAAGTTCCACCTTTGAGAATCTTATATGAGAAATTACTTCCCATGACAAAATTGGTAGAGACGGCTTGAAAAGAACCATAAAAACCTGGTAAGAGCTTCATACGCTCCGTCATATCAAAATCAAGAAGGGCATAAGCCTTATAGGAACGTGGAACATTCACGCCTTGAATCCCAGTTCGTGTAAATCTTTGGGGTGCTTCCAATAAATTATTCGCGACTAAACCCAAGTTAGCTGTTAAGAAGTATAAATCCCATTTAAAATTAGCGCCGAAATTGCAATCCATGTATGAACGACTAGACTCTAAAAACTGGATGCCACTTCCCCATCTAGGATCAAATGGATCAAGCTGGGTCGTGTTATAGAGACCTTGTGCCCCAAAACTGAGCGTATTGTCACCCATGATGAATGAATATGATAAAGCAAGATTTGCTTGTATAGTTGAAAATATTCCTCCACCAGCTACATCCTGTAAAACATATACTCCAACCCCGAATCGTTTCTTAAAAAGCGATAAATCTACACCGCCTGATCTTGTCTCATACAAAAACTTGCCATCTGCTCCTGCAATACCTGACCATTGATTTCTTGCGTGCGCATTTAACCTAAACAAATCCTCTCCAATTTGACCAGTTAACGCTGGATTCAAAAACATAGGAGCATTATAGAATTGACTATAATGTAAATTATTTTGGGAATGAAGCACTGATGCACTCCATCCCCAAATAATAATTAGACTCCAATAAAACTTACTCTTCATCACCTGACCAGTGTCACTACTATTTTATCGTATTTTGTTTGTTTATCCTTTCTTGCTTCATGCAAATCATAGGAGATAAAGGCGACATAAACACCCACTGGTTGATACTGACCATTGAATTTTCCATCCCATGGAGATTTCGGATCATCATGCAGCAATTGTCCATATCGATTATAAATTTTTAATTCTTTAAATTCTACGACTCCTTGAACTCGCGGGTAAAAATAATCATTTATTCCATCTCCATCGGGAGTAAATATATTGACCGTATCCATTTGATTCTTTAATGTCTTGAACCTCACAACTTCATTCTCAATACATGGTTCTTTTGGAGGCATATAATTTGTATCGGTTACCGTCATTACCAAAATGTATTCTATATCACCTGTATCTCTAGCTATAGCTATCGGATTGAGACTGTCATTTTTATTATATCTCATCTTATTAATAGTATCCGAGCTCGGAATCCATTTGTATTGAATGCTAGTAGCGTTGATAGCCAAGTGCTCACCGAAAATTTTATTTTCCTGACCTATATGTATAACCTCTTTTTCTGGTCTGGCGCGAACTTGACCACACTTAGAATCTATAAAAATAGAACCTGTATCTTTACAGCCATTGGCCTTTATTGCCTCTACGACATATACTCCAGATACGTTAGGCTTGGTATAAATTACTTGACTTCGCTCTCCCGTACTCCATATATAGCCTCGATAATTTTTTCCTTCAGGATTTGCGTCTAAGGTAATAACCTCATCACAACATACTGCTTGATTTTTACCTAAAAGAATTCTTCCTGCTGTATCATTTACTACTAAGGCAGTAGCCTCTTTCTTACAACCATTGATTTCACGCACAACTCTATATAAACCAGGTGTATATACATTGAGAGAAGTAAGCTTACGACCATCAGGATACCACGTATAGGTAGCTTTTGAATCGAATGGTATAGGTTGCAGGGTAATCATCTGATTATTGCTCATACATATCGTGTCATCTACTAGTTTAAAGTCGGGGTTATCTATGACAGACACAGTAGCACTATCTTTCATGAACATAAGGCAACCATATTGATCTCGAGGATTAACCAAGTAGTAAATACCAGCTTGATTCACCTTAATGTATGGATTAGTAGATCCTGTATTCCAGATTGGATTAGCTACATCATCGCTCTGAGTATACATAATCAGTGCCGAATCACCTTCACATATAGTAGCTAATTTATTAACCAAGGTAACAGTATCTTTTTTGCGTAGGATTATCAATTTATCTAAAGAAGTGTTTGTGCATGCTCCAGAATCCACTATCATACTATATGCTCCAGGTGTAGCCACCTTTATGCTATATCCCGTATCTATAATCTGACCTCCAAATCGCCATCTCGGTTTTTTATACCCTACATTATTAGGAATAGATAACAATACAGAATCACCAGGACAAATGAGAGCTGCAGCACCGAGGTCTGGCATAGTCTTCAACATTTGAATATCTACCCAAATACTATCCGTATTATAGCAGTTTGGATTATTGGCGCTTCGCACGGTTAGATAGTGATAGCCCGGATTAGGTGGGGTAATAATTTGAATAGGGCTAGTATAATCTGCCTTCACTTTTCCAAATTGGGTGGTATCCCATTCATAGGTGTAAAGATTTTGATTCATACCCACTACACCACCAGATACAGTGATAGACTGACCCTGACATGCTACAGCCACAGGAGGATCAAAACTGACATAAGGTCTATCCACATTAGAAGTCATGGTATCTCGCACTCGACATACAACCTTGTTCTGACCATAAGTTGTATCTACATAATCCAATATAGTATAATACTTATTTGAGAATCTATTATATATCGTAGGGTTGGTTACCTGAGTATTACTGATAAATTCCTTAGGTGCCCAGAGGATTTCTCGCGGAATAGGAGGTGGTGTTCTCGTAGGCTTACACATAGTAAATTCTACATTTGGACGAATCAAATCCAGTGTGCCCGTTAAATAATTACAACCAAACTGCTCAGGTGCTGTACCAAAGGTTCTTGCTGACTGGTGTAAGCATCTTCTCTTTGTCTGAGTCGTGGATCGCACCCGCTCTGATCTATAATCATAGCCATTAAAATTATCAAAACAAATATCTATAATGATACCCGACTTACCGTCCCATGCATAAGGCTTTTGCAGAGCAAAACGATTCCAACCAAATACAGTTGTCAATTCATCTT
The nucleotide sequence above comes from Chitinophagales bacterium. Encoded proteins:
- a CDS encoding MCE family protein, with the protein product MALDKDIKVALLAILSIVLFVVAYLFMKGTLLHSGDLKYVAIFDNVDKVKKSDRVYLSGVVVGMVDQIEFVDLAKPSEVRVVFTADRSLKIPKDSKIQITSTSIMGNMGLILHLGNSSTVLKEMEALEGVPENGILKSVGPMAKSADSLLGNINTLFDRRQNDNLYLTVNHINSTLVTLNATIANMNKLIESNQKPIHQTMANFERISLNLAKKQDDINTTISNIRDISGKANQADIAGMMQNLSKSVNELNTLLTELNQGQGSLGKLMKDPVLYNNLNTTVNNANELLIDFKSNPKRYVGFSIFGGKK
- a CDS encoding OmpA family protein codes for the protein MHFIRRIVLFIALFNIVFTASTQNRTSPSAKNPDKTKSNQLNQDLVKYKNLSYGKMLRYATMLENEGSYVNAVEYYKMAHAKKPTNKCVLQKLSELNFKLRDYVAAEEYTRKLLDLDKKYDKDADIRLALCLKANMKYKDALDELNYVRANKKATLSMNIVENEIKGAELAIETRNLKDPKITVDNVKQINGYLQEYAPQPLKNDNLIYSSLISDTALNVTRLKYEGKDYTSKIVFTKFDKEKNIFARPELLPQEINKPEVHIGNGFIDESGKIIYYTQCMEDRKLNMKCKLWMAEKKDGAWVPTELTKLNEKGTTNTQPAVYDDGSGTKYLLFVSDRPNGKGGLDIWASKINDGTAPKTEEKPKPSSKGSKGGSGRFSDPVNLTQVNTFGDEVTPYYHKKDKTLYFSSNGYPSVGGHDIFKVSGTVGKWDKVINLKFPINSSVDDLYLKLDDNDEGYFVSNRNGSKSPRGYTCCDDIWSIKKAEYNIWVKGIYVSSADIETKKPLNGVDALMIDKDGKLVIRTITEKDSHFMVKLNAGQTYRINGMKEGYYPGIDSFSTPKVLFKNDTIYKTFYLDPIEKKRYVVENVYYAFDKSVVRPEYFSILDSVYSLMKIFPNVFLKIDGHTDARGTEVYNQALSERRCKAAAEYLLEKGLEPERIIMRGYSELVPIAPNTTPSGEDDPAGRAKNRRVEFKLLSPSGRDPKYDIDYRVNVPFGIE
- a CDS encoding PorP/SprF family type IX secretion system membrane protein, with the protein product MKSKFYWSLIIIWGWSASVLHSQNNLHYSQFYNAPMFLNPALTGQIGEDLFRLNAHARNQWSGIAGADGKFLYETRSGGVDLSLFKKRFGVGVYVLQDVAGGGIFSTIQANLALSYSFIMGDNTLSFGAQGLYNTTQLDPFDPRWGSGIQFLESSRSYMDCNFGANFKWDLYFLTANLGLVANNLLEAPQRFTRTGIQGVNVPRSYKAYALLDFDMTERMKLLPGFYGSFQAVSTNFVMGSNFSYKILKGGTYGNSLILGLWLRTNDGNLESVIPTIGMKMNKLQVQMSYDAHVSISKGGNSKYLDGIANSLEISIIFTGKPKVAPPLLEDDFILNPRY